The proteins below are encoded in one region of Nitrospinota bacterium:
- a CDS encoding UDP-glucose/GDP-mannose dehydrogenase family protein, translating to MRICVIGSGYVGLVTAAVFSDMGNDVNCADVDGAKVASLNKKIMPIYEPGLEEMVKRNMDENRLTFSTDVAGGVNTSEIIFICVGTPPKDDGGTDLSYVESAAKTIGKNLNGYKVIVNKSTVPVGTGDLVRRVINESKSNGQEFDVVSNPEFLREGSAIADALSPDRIVIGAPTKQVALKLLELYYTLGAPVLVTDVPSAELIKYASNAFLALKISFINEISDICETVGANVKDVAKGVGADRRIGHEFLNAGLGFGGSCFPKDVMSLLYTAGKLGTPFGMLKEVLSVNDNRVSHFMDRIYKRFPDMKGRRFGVLGLAFKPDTDDMREAKSAEIIKSLVEKGAAVKAYDPVAMENSRKTLPSGVEYCDSAYTAATGVDALVIVTEWREFRLLNAERLRSLMKTPVIFDGRNIYDPDRIRASGFEYYCIGRA from the coding sequence GTGCGAATCTGCGTTATTGGCTCAGGTTACGTCGGGCTTGTCACCGCCGCCGTTTTCTCCGACATGGGCAATGATGTGAACTGTGCGGACGTGGACGGGGCGAAAGTGGCCTCCCTTAACAAGAAAATCATGCCCATTTACGAGCCGGGGCTCGAAGAAATGGTCAAGCGGAACATGGACGAAAACCGCCTGACTTTCTCCACTGATGTGGCCGGTGGGGTGAATACTTCGGAAATCATTTTCATATGTGTGGGCACCCCTCCGAAGGACGATGGCGGGACGGATCTTTCATATGTTGAAAGCGCCGCCAAGACAATCGGAAAAAACCTCAATGGATACAAGGTTATAGTCAACAAAAGCACCGTTCCCGTCGGCACGGGGGACCTGGTGCGCCGCGTGATAAACGAATCTAAAAGCAACGGGCAGGAATTCGACGTGGTGTCCAATCCCGAGTTTTTGCGCGAGGGTTCGGCCATTGCCGACGCGCTCAGCCCGGACAGGATAGTGATAGGCGCGCCAACCAAGCAGGTGGCGTTAAAGCTGCTGGAGCTTTATTACACCTTGGGGGCGCCGGTGCTGGTGACGGACGTCCCTTCGGCGGAGCTTATCAAATATGCGTCCAACGCGTTTCTGGCCCTTAAAATATCGTTTATCAACGAAATATCCGATATTTGCGAGACCGTTGGCGCCAACGTGAAGGACGTGGCCAAGGGAGTGGGGGCGGACAGGCGGATCGGGCATGAATTCCTTAACGCAGGGCTTGGATTCGGCGGATCGTGTTTCCCGAAAGATGTGATGTCCCTTCTTTATACCGCAGGCAAGCTTGGCACGCCGTTCGGGATGCTAAAGGAAGTGCTCAGCGTGAACGATAACCGCGTGTCCCACTTCATGGACAGGATATACAAGCGGTTTCCCGATATGAAAGGGCGCAGGTTCGGCGTGCTTGGGCTTGCGTTCAAGCCGGACACGGACGACATGCGCGAGGCCAAATCGGCGGAGATAATAAAATCCCTCGTGGAAAAAGGGGCCGCCGTGAAGGCGTATGACCCGGTGGCAATGGAAAACAGCCGCAAGACGCTCCCTTCCGGCGTGGAATATTGCGACAGCGCATACACCGCCGCCACAGGGGTGGACGCGCTGGTGATTGTCACCGAATGGCGGGAGTTCCGGCTGTTGAACGCGGAAAGGCTCAGGAGCCTTATGAAGACGCCGGTGATTTTTGACGGCAGGAACATATACGATCCCGACAGGATCAGGGCCTCCGGCTTCGAGTATTACTGCATAGGAAGGGCCTGA
- a CDS encoding GAF domain-containing protein, with product MKMKRPPLTPAQIALVYLVVAIAWEIFSDTFVFHLTGRFGPPTLAHISEEFLVVSVTAFIIFALIRKSSITLLGKQVEIESANRFLRIISDSNKILINSGSEVEFLRRICEVIVETGGYPMAWVGLAGDDKDRKVTPLAWAGAVDGYFEAVQIRWDDSDGGAGPTGRAIKTGLPQISGDMRTDESCRNCAEEEAKRGFLSCISFPMIGNGGTFGVLTVFSDTPNAFTEVESQLLGELADDMAYGVAALRARQTAILAEETSRRLARFPEENPHPVLRAGEDGSLIYANPAAESICQNGGLLPDDLAAAVVSAYLNETSDEIVVERGGKHFSLHIVPIPKEGYVNIYGRDITERIERERSLAYRLGAEKALAEFSAMFASPDPPDMDVALGVLGRAVDTSRCYIFAMEEGGRKMSNVNEWVKESVTPQIANLQNLDVSIVPWWNARIGAQEYIAIPDVSAMPLEAAAEKAIFEQQDIKSLLCVAIRHGDGRLAGFIGFDDTDKARKWHDEDIRLMKVAADILSAHFKRREMEKILRLLSVGVEQSNASIIMTDTQGRIVYGNKKTFEATGYSKAELMGQNPRLFKSGHTAPEEYKKLWDTITSGRVWRGEFHNKMKNGELYWESAVISPVRGTDAYPTTSPSRRT from the coding sequence ATGAAAATGAAAAGGCCTCCGTTAACCCCGGCGCAGATAGCATTGGTTTACCTGGTCGTAGCTATCGCGTGGGAAATATTTTCAGACACTTTTGTGTTCCATCTGACAGGCAGATTCGGCCCGCCAACGCTCGCGCATATTTCGGAAGAATTTCTTGTCGTATCGGTCACCGCTTTTATCATTTTCGCGCTCATTCGCAAATCGTCCATTACCCTGCTTGGCAAACAGGTGGAAATTGAGTCCGCAAACCGCTTTCTGAGGATCATAAGCGACTCCAACAAGATATTGATCAACTCGGGATCCGAAGTGGAATTTCTTCGCCGGATATGCGAGGTGATCGTGGAAACTGGCGGTTACCCGATGGCCTGGGTGGGATTGGCGGGGGATGATAAAGACCGCAAAGTAACGCCATTGGCATGGGCCGGCGCCGTGGACGGATATTTCGAGGCCGTTCAAATACGCTGGGACGATTCCGATGGGGGCGCCGGCCCCACCGGGCGGGCCATCAAGACCGGCCTGCCCCAGATTAGTGGCGATATGCGGACGGACGAATCATGCCGCAATTGCGCCGAAGAGGAGGCCAAGCGCGGATTCCTTTCGTGCATTTCGTTCCCGATGATCGGCAACGGCGGTACATTTGGCGTCCTGACCGTTTTTTCGGACACCCCCAACGCTTTCACGGAGGTGGAGTCGCAACTGCTCGGCGAACTGGCGGACGACATGGCCTATGGAGTCGCCGCGTTGCGCGCAAGACAAACCGCGATTCTAGCTGAAGAAACATCGCGCCGGCTGGCCAGATTCCCGGAAGAAAACCCTCATCCCGTGCTGCGCGCCGGAGAAGACGGCTCGCTGATATACGCCAATCCGGCCGCGGAAAGTATCTGTCAAAACGGAGGGCTGCTGCCGGACGATCTGGCGGCTGCGGTGGTGAGCGCCTACTTAAACGAGACCAGTGACGAGATTGTCGTGGAACGGGGCGGCAAACACTTTTCGTTGCACATAGTCCCGATTCCAAAGGAAGGGTATGTCAACATTTATGGACGGGACATAACCGAACGTATAGAACGCGAGAGGAGCCTTGCGTACCGGCTTGGAGCGGAAAAGGCGCTGGCGGAGTTTTCGGCCATGTTCGCCTCACCGGATCCGCCGGACATGGACGTGGCGCTGGGGGTGCTTGGCCGCGCCGTGGACACGAGCCGATGCTACATCTTCGCAATGGAAGAGGGCGGCAGGAAGATGAGCAACGTCAACGAATGGGTGAAGGAAAGCGTGACGCCCCAGATCGCGAATTTACAGAATCTCGACGTTTCCATCGTCCCCTGGTGGAACGCCCGGATCGGCGCGCAGGAATACATCGCCATTCCAGACGTTTCCGCCATGCCACTTGAAGCCGCGGCGGAAAAGGCCATATTCGAACAACAGGACATAAAATCCTTGCTTTGCGTCGCCATCAGGCATGGGGACGGGCGGCTGGCCGGCTTTATCGGATTTGACGACACGGATAAGGCGCGCAAATGGCATGATGAGGACATCCGGCTTATGAAAGTTGCGGCGGATATCCTTTCCGCCCACTTTAAACGCAGGGAAATGGAAAAAATATTGCGGCTGCTCTCCGTCGGTGTGGAGCAGAGCAACGCCTCCATTATCATGACGGACACGCAAGGGAGGATCGTCTATGGCAATAAAAAGACGTTTGAAGCCACCGGATACAGCAAGGCGGAGCTGATGGGGCAAAATCCCCGGCTGTTCAAGTCTGGGCACACTGCGCCGGAGGAATATAAAAAGCTTTGGGACACCATCACGTCGGGCCGGGTATGGCGGGGTGAATTCCATAACAAAATGAAAAACGGCGAGCTTTACTGGGAGAGCGCCGTGATATCGCCGGTGAGGGGGACGGACGCATATCCAACTACATCGCCGTCAAGGAGGACATAA